The sequence GCATAACAGCACGCCCGGGCTTTGCTCCAATAAGGGCATTTCCCACATACATAATTCCCAAACTATGGCAATTTTCCTCTATTCCTGCGTAAAATTCAGTTTGGTCGTGAAGATCATCTACAGGTCCATAGCAAGGCAAATCAGAATCTGCATAAAGCCCCCCATGCTCGTGAAGAATGCAATAGCGGGCAATGTCGGCCTTTTCAGCCCATTTCGTTGCCACATCCCATGCTTTTCCTACAGCAGGAAATTCCCTTCTTTTTTGTTCAATAATAGCACCGACGTCTTCATTTGTCCATAATTTCACTTGCCATCCTGCTTGCTCAGGATGATGCTTAATCCATGAATCCCGCACACGGAACACCTCTTCATTGGGAGGCGCCCCTAGCCAAACAAGATGAATCACTTTGGGAATCTTAGGCTCCGTATTTTCCGATGGCCGTTCTAACCGCGCGCAAAAATCAATATAATTGGCACGCATTTGGTCCCATTGCGCACTATCGACTTTATTATCGATCATCGATTGTGTAAGAGAAACCGGTTGGTTCGCATTCAACACATCAAAATAATTTTTATTGTAAAGCCCTCCCTGTGGACCGGCAATTAGTTGACTCTGAGTAGCTTCTTTTGGATCCACTTTTTTGAAATACGCGCCCGGATGGATAAGGCCAAAAATAGCCTTAACCATTTCAGCGACTTGCCCGATGGGAGCGGCAAGGGCACTGCTCGCAAAACCGATAGATAGTTTTAAATTTTCCTTTGTCTTTTCGCCTAGTTCATGCGTATGACCGAGGTGAAGGGCATGGCGCATATTTAAG comes from Candidatus Protochlamydia phocaeensis and encodes:
- a CDS encoding glycosyltransferase is translated as MNINAKHELANTFKLEENDALCKFSSLQGRAICLLRIPAHLVGLVVKPILYTAAAVALVVFTMGLNMRHALHLGHTHELGEKTKENLKLSIGFASSALAAPIGQVAEMVKAIFGLIHPGAYFKKVDPKEATQSQLIAGPQGGLYNKNYFDVLNANQPVSLTQSMIDNKVDSAQWDQMRANYIDFCARLERPSENTEPKIPKVIHLVWLGAPPNEEVFRVRDSWIKHHPEQAGWQVKLWTNEDVGAIIEQKRREFPAVGKAWDVATKWAEKADIARYCILHEHGGLYADSDLPCYGPVDDLHDQTEFYAGIEENCHSLGIMYVGNALIGAKPGRAVMQRCLENLRPHKANEHPWAIIWRTGPGLLTNCVKDGLREDKRRQTHHTLVLPPAYFYPFHSSLREKAGENPESHVLSYTKGLHLWNLSWNS